DNA sequence from the Parachlamydia acanthamoebae genome:
TTCATTATACGGGAACGGAGAAGCTGCGAAAGCAATTGTCAGCTTTCTAAAATAAAAAAACCCATCCAAACACTTGCATGGGTTCCAAGGAAAGAGAAACTCTTTCGGTCGCTTATGATTTGCTCAGCGCACTTTTAATTAAAGCAACAACAGCTGTTAAAACAGCTCCGCCGATACCGCTACTTCCGATATTGGCAAGGATAGAACCGATATCTAAGCCAGAGCCTGCAGCATGTCCAATTGCATCCGTTACACCACTTTTATGCAATGTCTCTAACATTTGGAGAAGAGACCCACCTGCACCACCTCCGATTAAGCCAACAATTGTGTTGCCTAATCCACCTAGATCTTTTTCTTTCATTGCAGCACCAGCAAGATTTCCTCCAGCAACACCGCTCAATAAACTTATAATGAGACTCACGATATCCATAAAATCCTCCTTGTAGGTTTGATCGGAAGCTAAAATGTTTTTTTTATTTTGTCAAATAATGTTTTTCTTTCCTTGTTCAAGGAAAACTTTAGCGATTTATATCCATCAAGTTGGGCTGATTTATTATGTTAAGTCTCCAAGGCAACATTTGGAAAAATTGACGGAAGATCGCAAAAGTAGATTGAATTGTATCTACTTTTCATTTGCTAATTAAATATTTTTTAAATAAAACGCACATTTTATATTGATTGAATAAAATTAATCGAAATTAAAAATAACTTAACTCAACAAATCAATTGTTCATAGATTAAAATTTCTCTTCTTTTCTCTCATAGCGCTAGCGGTTGAGAGCACAAGTTTACTTTTTTTGAATAGCAATAAATGTTTTAATGCGCGCAGTCCTGCCACGTATAGGCTTCCCGCTTGCAATCTCTTGATGAAAATCAATCGCTGACATTTTCCGATGAATCTGTTTTTTGGAAGTTCGTCAACGGGGAAACTCTCTATAAAGGAACAATCCATCTTAGGAGTCAAGAGGGTCACGCACGACTCAAATCTTTTGGAGAAAAGCGGGGTTAATGCATATAGCAACTCACCAAGGGATAGACCAAACGTTCATATATCGAACCGCCACTTGGATTAGTCTGGCGTCCATACCAAGATCAACCAACCACGTTAAATTAGTGGAGTTAATGGCCTTGAACCGACCATTCGTTTATCTGAAAAATCGAACTCCACATGCAGATTGAATAAATTATCTCGACTCCATGCTCAAAAGATTTTGAAATAAAAATTTCAAAAAATAAGACACTCATCAAATCTGATGGGAAAAAGCCAAATTCGTGGTTCACTCGAGAGATTTTTCTGCTCCCAGCCAAGGAGGACTATTTTTAGATGGGAAGGATTTCATAAATTTGATTAAGAAATAAAAAGCCTAGAAGAGAGGAAGTTCTTCTAGGCTTTTATTGGAAGATTACCAAACGAGGGCTGCGCCGCTTTGGTATTGAGTCACACGTGTTTCAAAGAAGTTTTTCTCTTTGTCTAAGTCCATGACTTCACTCATCCAAGGGAATGGATTCGCTGTATTATATTGAGGCTTTAAACCAATTCTTTCTAATCGTCGGTCCGCAATATAACCGACATAGTCGCGGAAAAGAGCCGCATTTAAACCCAAAATTCCATTTGGCAAGCAATCAGCCGCATACTGAATTTCAAGCTCAACAGCTTCTTTTACCATGTCTATGATTTGATCTTTAAACTCAGGTGTCCACACTTCTGGATTTTCTTCTTTGATTGTATTAATCAAATCGATTCCGAAGTTGAGGTGGATACTTTCGTCCCTTAAAATGTACTGAAATTGTTCGCCAATTCCCGTCATAATATTTTTACGATGGAAAGAGAGGATCATCACAAATCCACTATAGAAGAAGATTCCTTCCATAATGATGTAAAATCCAATCAAGTTCTTCAAAAACGTTTGAACCCCTTCTGGAGTATCTGTCGTGAACCCTTCCTGCATAACTTCTTCTGTAAGCTTCATCTCAAACGCATCTTTTGCATGAATGGAGTTTACAGCATTATACATGTCAAAAACTTCTCTTTGATCAAGAGAAAGAGATTCCACGATGTAATGAAAAGTATGCGTATGTACAGCTTCTTCAAAAGCTTGTCTTAGCAAATACTGACGCGCTTCAGCATTTGTTAAGTGCTTAAAAATAGCCAAAACAATGTTGTTTCCCACCAAGCTTTCAGCTGTGCTGAAAAAGCCAAGGTTGCGCATAATCACAAGTCTTTCGTCGTTGCTTAAACGATTTGATTTCCATAATTCGATATCTTTCTGCATCGGAACTTCTGAAGGCATCCAGTTGTTATGACACCCATTCAAATAATGTTCCCAAGCCCAATGATATTTTAAAGGCATCAGTTGATTCACATCAACTTGCTTGCAATTTAAAATGCGCTTTTGTTGTGCGGCTGCTTCCGCTTCCTCAGGAATAAGACAACTCGACATGATTCCTTCCTCCAATTACTAATTTAAATATTTTCATCTTTTCCTTACTGACAGCTTTCACATTCATCGCCAGATAAACTGCAACTTTTTGGAATAGAGCTATCACGTTCAACACGGATTGATCCCGATGCGGAACGACTTTTCATCCAGCGTGGCTGAATCCCTTTTTTGTTGATATCTAAAGTCGATTTTTCAACTTGGGTTGCAGCTTTTGATCGTAGGTAATAGGTCGTTTTTAATCCTTTTTCCCATGCTAATAAATACATGTCACTCAGCTTTCTACCATCAGGTGCGTTTACATATAGGTTTAAAGATTGTCCCATATCGATCCATTTTTGTCTGCGGCTAGCACATTCAATTAACCACTTGGGTTCAATTTCGAAAGCTGTTTTGTACAAGCCCTTCAAATCTTCAGGGAATTGTTCAATTTCTTGAACAGATCCATCATAATATTTGAGCTCATCTAACATATCCTGGTTCCAAAGATCTCTTTCTTTTAGGTCTTTGACTAACCATTCATTTAACACCGCAAATTCACCTGAAAGGTTAGATTTGACATACAGTAGAGAGAATGTCGGTTCAATTGATTGACTAAGCCCTGAAATATGTGCAATCGTCGCTGTTGGAGCAATCGCCATAGTATTGCAATTACGCATCCCATGTTTCTGAATCTCTTTTCTAACCACGCTCCAATCTTTTTTCGAGGTTCTATCCATATGAAGATAACCCTTTCTTTCATTATCTAAAAGCGCAATGCTGTCGATTGGAAGAATGCCCTGGCTCCACTTGGATCCTCTATAAGAAGAGTAAACGCCTCTTTCCTTAGCCAACTCTGTAGAAGCTAGAATAGCATGATAGGAAATCATTTCCATGCTTGCATCTGCAAATTCTACAGCTTCTTGGCTGTCATAAGCAATTCTGAAATGATACAAGGCATCTTGGAAACCCATTAAACCAAGTCCAACTGGACGGTGTCGCAAGTTAGACTCACGCGCTTCTTTTGTTGGATAGTAGTTAATGTCAATCACATTATCTAGCATACGCATAGCTGTTCGGATTGTTTTTGCTAAAAACTGCTCATCTAAGAAGTCACCTTTAATATGTGCAGCAAGGTTAATCGAACCTAGGTTGCAAACAGCGGTTTCATTTTCAGATGTATTAAGCAAAATTTCCGTGCACAAGTTCGAACTATGCACAACACCAGCGTGGGATTGTGGTGATCGAATATTGGAAGGATCTTTAAATGTCATCCATGGGTGCCCTGTTTCAAAGAGCATGGTGATCATTTTTCTCCAAAGATCCATGGCTGGAATTACTTTAAATAACTTGATTTTGCCTTCTTGCGCAAGTCTTTCGTATTCACAATATCTCTTTTCAAATTCGATGCCATACAAATCATGTAAATCTGGTGTATCTGATGGATTGAACAGAGTCCAGACGCTTTGCTCTCTAACTCTTTTCATGAAAAGATCTGGAATCCAGTTCGCGGTGTTCATGTCATGCGTACGGCGACGTTCGTCTCCTGTATTTTTACGCAATTCCACAAAGTCTTCGATGTCCAAGTGCCAAGTTTCTAGATAAGCACAAACAGCTCCCTTTCGCTTTCCACCCTGGTTTACCGCTACAGCTGTATCATTAGCAACTTTCAAGAAGGGCACAACACCCTGTGTTAATCCATTCGTTCCATGAATTGTAGCACCTGTTGCACGGATATTTGTCCAATCGTTACCAATTCCTCCTGACCACTTGGATAAACTCGCATTGTCAGCAATCACTTTAAAGATGTTAACCAAATCATCTTGCACTGTAGAAAGGTAGCAAGAGCTCAATTGAGGATGCAAAGATCCAGAATTGAACAGGGTCGGTGTAGAAGAAATAAAATGGAACTGAGATAAGACGTTATAAAACTCAATGGCTCGCTCTTCTCGGTTTTCCTTTTCATTTAAAGCGAGACCCATCGCAACACGCATCCAAAAGTATTGCGGTGTTTCGATGCGATCATTTTTAACATGGATCAGATAACGGTCATAGAGTGTTTGAACACCAATGTAAGTAAATAGCTTATCGCGCGAAGAATCTAAGTTTTGGGCCAACTTCTCTAAGTCATATCCAAATAATTCAGGTGTTAAACGCTTAGCCATTACCCCTTTTCTGATATATTGCTCAAAATGGGATACGTGCAAGTTAGCAACTTCTGAAGGGTGGCATTCTTGTTCAAAAACTTCATTGTAAATATCTTGAAGAAGTAAACGTGCAGCTACATAGTTGTATGCGGGTTCTTTTTCAATTTTTGAACGTGCAGAAAAGATTGCGGATTCATTCAATTCTTTAAAAAGCACACCATCATAAAGATGCTTAAGCATTTCTTCAATCAATTCTTGCGGATTGCACAACTCTTTAAAGTCGGCGCAAGCATGCTCCATTTTGGATTGCATTTTTTGTGTGTTTAATGGGGATTTTGTTCCATCAGGATACGTCACGTACAAAGTAGATTTTACCTGTTCGTTAGCGGGTATCGCCGTTTCTTTAAATGCTCGCGCTCTTTTTCTTTCTTCTCTGTATAAAATATACCCACGTGCAACCTGATGATATCCTTCTTGCATTAATTCTTTTTCGACAAGATCTTGGATCTTTTCGATAGGGACGGGTTCGTCTCTTGTTAAAGAAAGGATAGATGAAATGACAGCGGACGTGATTCCATTCGTCACCTTTTGGATTTCCTCAGGTAAAGCTTGGTCAGCTCCCAAAAGCAGCTCAGCACGAAATGCCTTTGTAATCGCCAAACGAATTCTTTCTCCATCAAACGACACGGAAGAACCATTGCGTTTAACTACCCACAAGTTCTTGGACTCGCTTGCAAATTCAGAGGGGCATAAAGTCCCCGGTGATGTATCAGACATTACTCACTCCCATGATCAATCAAACTATTTAATCTTGTTGCAATTCAAATATTTTCCGTTGCAAAAAAAGAATTTTCTCTTATAAGACTAAGACGCCCTATTTTAAGAGCTAGCAACGTTAATATCGCTTCTTAAAAAGAAAAGAGAACCGATCCATGCGCAAGAAATCATGATCCTGCTTTTCTGTTTCGATTCCGCTTCTCTTGGCCGGCAAAGATGATTACTTTAAAATAATCACTATATGAATGACATTGTTCTTTTTGCCTGCCGAAGTCATGCAAAATCAGGCTCATTCATAACCATTGGGACCTTAAATCGTCAAGCTTTTTGCTCATTCCAGATTGACGACTTTTGCAAACGATTAAGATCCAAAGGTAAACTTATGAAAATAACAAATTCCCGCTCAAACTTATAACTAAGTGAAATTAATTAAGCTGGTTAGTATAAACCAATAACTGTTTTAGAAACAGATAATTATCGCATAATTTAACTTCGGTGTCAAAGATGAAACTCCCTAACTTATCTCTATTACAGGCCTACCTAAAAACAGCGACATTGGCTGCTACTAGCGGGGGTAAAATCTTAAAAAAGTACTGGAAAAATGTCAAACAGATCGAAGATAAAAGTACAGCAGGTGATTTAGTTACAGAGGCGGACAAGGAATCAGAAAAAATCATTTTACAAATGATCACCGAAGCTTATCCCGATCACGCCATTCTTGCTGAAGAATCCTCTGAAAAACACCTTTCTTCCTCTTCTGATTTTCTGTGGGTCATTGATCCATTGGATGGCACAGTCAATTATGCCCACCAAAATCCCATGGTGGCTATCTCTATCGCCCTACTTTATCAAAATAAGGTCGTTGTAGGTGTGGTTTTTAATCCTTTTTATCAAGAATTATTCCAAGCTATTAAAGGGATGGGAGCCACATTAAACGGAGAAAAAATCACCGTTTCTCAAACCAGAGCTCTTGACAAAAGCCTTTTAGCCACAGGTTTTGCCTATGATCGGCGCACAACCACTGATACCAATTATCCAGAATTTTGCCATTTAACCAATTTAACACATGGCGTGCGTCGTTTTGGGGCCGCTTCATTGGACCTAGCCTTTGTCGCTGCTGGTCGTTTTGATGGATACTGGGAACGTGGGCTTAAGCCCTGGGACATGGCGGCTGGTGCCTTACTCGTTCAAGAAGCAGGTGGAAAAATATCGGCCTACAATGAAACCCCCTTTGATCTCCAATCGGGGAAAATCTTAGCCACTAATGGAATGCTACATCATGCTTTAAGTCAAGAGTTACTTAACTTATCTATGCAAACTTAAGGCGACAAAGTCGCCTTTCAACGCTATTCATCTGAAGCAAAAAAAGAATTTTTAAAATGATCCGAACTAACCTCTAAAGCATCAGCAATAACCTCAAGAGCTAAAGGATCTTTCATAGAAAAATACACAAATAATCTCTCAAGGGATCGAATCACTTCATCATTTGGCTGCCAACAACTTTTTTCTTGTTCGATTCTTCGTTCAATTGCCAAACCAACTTCATCCATCAACTGATCTAAAGACATCCTGCATAGTTCTCCACGAAGCCTGTCTATCAATCTAAGTCGGTATTGCTCTTCTTCTAATTTAAAATACTCAATCTCTTTTTGGATTTTTCCTAAAATATTTTCGTACAATTCCTCGTTTGCCTCAAGTTCGTTTTCTATTGCGTTTATCCATGCTTCGCTGTCTGCCATAGCAGATAAACTCACGCAAAATAGTTTCTCTAAACTTCTTTTTAAAAACTCATCTTTTTCATTGGCGAGATAGATAAGGCAGTGCCGAACAAAGTTTGCATCCTCATGTCCATGAGAAATTTCCTCAATCTTTTCTTGAATGTTGCTTTCAACAATCCATGCTTCATGAATAATTTCAGGCTTTAGCTCAAACAAAATACTTCTTATAAAAGGAATATCTTGTGGATGATCTTTCTGAAGATTGACGCTTAAAAGATCATCAAAAAAAGGATGCTTAGCTTGTATGTCAAAAGGAACATTTGCAAGAGCCCTCATCTGTTGGACTTTCTCTTGATAAATCCTAACGACCTTTGCTTTCTCCGGAGTCATGCTGCGGCTGACTTTTGGTCGACTCACTAATTGTCCAGCAAAGCAATCAAGGTAATTTTGCATTGCCTCAACAGGACTTATGATCCTTTGAGCAACGGCATTAACTAAAGCAATAGCATCACTTCGCAAACCCTTTGTATTTGTACCATCTATCAATGTATCAACCTGATTGACAAAATCAGGCAATCCCATAGTTGAGTTGTTGAGGTTATCCAAGTGAGAACCTTTTAAAACTTCGAAGTACGGGGCTCCATCTTCTCTTCTACGAACTTTTAAAACAGGCAATGTACTTGAATGGGCTGCTTGATATTTCACTTCAGCAGCGTCTCCATCTTCTGAAACAATTTTCAAAGATGGAGAAACAAAAAATTGTCTTATTTTCTCATTAACAGCAAATTCCCCACCCTCATCATAAGCGACGTTGAATTGCCCCCATATTGCAGCTACCCGAGCCTCTACATGATGTTGGATATCTTCCTCATATAAACCCGCTAACAAAAGAGGATTTGTAAGAAGCGTAAATAACTCATTAGAAACAGGAAGAAATTCTCTCGTTCCCCAAGTTTTACCACGCATTTCTAGGATGATCGAGCGTATTCTATCTCTTATGGAGATGCAATGATGAGCTTCTTGCCTTCCAGGTCGTTCGTGAGAAGGTTTAGGATCCCAAGCTTTTCGATGCTCCCCTCGGTTTAAATGGTTTATGGATGAAATAGGCATATAAAAACCTTTAATTAATTATTATTGACTCTTTATTTAGAAAAGTGGAGAGATTAGTTGATATAGCTTTGATTACAACCATAGAACAAATTCAGTCCATTGCGCTCCTTTACATCTTCAAAATTTTATCACACCTATACAAAACATAACAATCTATAAGCAAAATAATTAATATCTAAAAAGGTTCATTGCTACACCTAAAGAACCCTCTTCATAGAGTACTTAAATTTTTTGCAGGCCTTTATAAACAAATCCTTCTTTTTATGTCCCATATCGATATTTTTAATTGTTTTTTTACCTGACAAGAGTTGCCGGTTCGGGTATTCTACTGCTGAACTAAGGGAATCATCAATTAGAAAAATGAGGGGTTATCATGGCTCAACCTAGTGAAGCAGAAAGAAAAAAGGCTCTTGACCTAGCGGTCAGTCATATTAAAAAACAATTTGGAGATGGAGCGATTATGTCGCTTGGAAGTCACTCTTCCATGCGCGAAATTAGCGTCATCAAAACAGGCGCTTTAACTTTAGACGTTGCGCTTGGCATCGGCGGGATACCTCGCGGCCGTATTATTGAAATCTTCGGTCCCGAATCTTCCGGAAAATCAACTTTGGCCACTCACATTGTGGCAAATGCCCAAAAAGCAGGCGGACTTGCTGCGTATATCGACGCAGAGCATGCGCTTGATCCTTCCTATGCTGCAAAAATTGGGGTAAATGTGGATGAACTTCTCATTTCACAGCCCGATAGTGGTGAAGAAGCGCTTAACATCGCAGAAACACTTGCACGTTCAAATGCAGTGGATGTGATTGTAATTGACTCCGTTGCAGCGCTTGTTCCAAAAAGTGAGCTAGAAGGCGAAATCGGCGATAGCTTTATCGGTTTGCAGGCTCGTATGATGTCTCAAGCTTTAAGAAAACTCGCTGCAACACTTGCTAAAAGCAATACCTGCGCCATTTTCATTAACCAAATTCGTGAAAAAATTGGTGTCATGTTTGGAAACCCCGAGACAACAACGGGTGGGCGTGCGTTAAAGTTCTACTCCTCTATTCGCCTAGATATTCGCCGTACCGCTGGTATTAAAGGTCCTGACAACTCTGAAGTTGGAAATAGAGTCAAAGTGAAAGTTGTCAAAAATAAAGTTGCGCCACCTTTCCGCTCAGCTGAATTTGACATTCTCTTTAACGAAGGAATTTCTAGAACAGGAGCTGTTATCGATTTAGGAACAGAGTACCAGATTATCGATAAAAAAGGCGCTTGGTTTAGCTATCAGGGGCAGAGATTGGGACAAGGGCGAGAAGCTGTCCGCGATGAGCTAAAAACGAATCCAAAGCTATTGGATGAAATTGAGCAGCTTATCATGCAAAAATGTAAAGATGGACTGGCTACAACATCACTCAAGTCTGCTGCACATGTTGATGCTGACGAAAAAGAGCTTGTTGAAGTCTAATATTAGCCCTGCACAGCAAGACACTCTTCAGTTTTCTGTATGAGTGTCTTGATTAAAGCTTCAAGTTCCTGCCCTTGAATATCAAGTTCTTGTAAAACAGTCAGAAAAGAAACTGTTTCCTTGTGGAACATCTTAACTGTTTCCTCCACTCCCATTAACAATCCCATGTTGGCTTTTCGTCCATTCTTTAAGTCTTGTTGCATATCACTCAAATCATCAGCAATTTGAAAAGCCATTCCAAAATGCGAAGCGGCTTTTTTCACCAAAGGCAATTTTTCTAGCTCTCCACCACCAAATAACCACCCCAGCACAAATGAAATTTCAAACAATGAGACCGTTTTTTTGTGCAAGATATCGCGTAATGCAGATAAAGAGAGGTTAGACTCATGAATATCTAAAAATTGTCCACCTGTGGCCCCAAAAAGCCCTGTGTTATAAGAGACGTTTTGAATAGCTAAAACACAAAGATGATCACAACGATCGGAAAAAGAAACCTGCTGCTGCTTGAGAGTTTCACTATTTTGAGCCAAATAACGGTAGCCCTCAGCGATTAACGCATAGCTGGCTAATAAAGCTATGTCTTCTCCAAAAACTTTATGGAGGGAAGGCATATTTCTTCTTTCATCATCATTATCCATACAAGGTAGGTCATCCGCAATAAGCGAGGCCGTATGAAAAAATTCCACCGCTAAAGCCGCTTCGGAAGCATCTGCTTGTTTACCCAATGTTTTTGCAACCATTAAAACAAGCGCGGGCCTAAAACGTTTTCCGCCATTGCGAAGCGCATATTCACAAGCATCTCTGACTTTGCTTTTAGCACCTAAGGCCGCAATACTTTGCTCAATCTTTGCTTCAACTTGGGCCTGATAAGATAAAAGAATAGAAAATGGGTTCACTAGAAACTCTTTATGTCTAAGAACATGTTGATGTCATTAACAAAAAAATGATAAAGAATCTATCTTTATTTTACATCGTAAATTTTAGAAACAGAAAGACTATAAATTATTTTCCCGAGTCATCCGAATCATTCCATCCTCTAACAACCCATGAAGACCAGATTTAACGCCCGCGTATGCAAACCCTAAGTTTTTAAACATCTCTTGAGAAACCGAATCCCCCTGAAGTGCACAAACTTTTAATCGATCAGTTGGGGATTCTGCTAAAACAGCATTTACCAATTCTTCTTCGATTTTTCTAAAAGAAGGTTGATCCCCAGCACTTATACAATGCTTAATAGACAAAGCCCCAGGTTTTTTCTTTAGCCAAATCAACCCAGCGACGGTGTTTTTTTCACGCACGACCTTCACGATCATGTCAGGTTTTTGAAGCTCTTTTTTAATGGAAGCTCGCTTCTTAGAAAATTCAGGTTGAATGGCGCTCTGTTTGAAAATCGACTGAATAGCTTTTAAATCACTCCTAGAAGGCTTAGAAGTTAAAGATTTTATTTCTAGAGTTCCTGAAAAAGGGTCTTTTCCTTTTAAAATGGATTTTTCCCGCTTCAAATCCAAAGCAATCACTCTTCCATCAGCTAGATAAAAAGGAAGCTTATGTAAATGCCCGATTATTTTTTTCCATTCCTTAGATTGTACGGGATCTTCAGAAAATTCCGTCGTAACTTCAATTAACGAATCGCGGAATTTTTGATAGTCTCGCATATAAGCAATAGAGAGAGGATGCGTGGAAACAAATCTTTGAATACCTTGAACTATCGACTTGCATTTTCCATCATTTAATTGCGCTTCGAAGGTTTGTAAATGCTTATAGATGTGTTTTTGTTTCCTCATAATTTGGGTACGCTTTCGCAAAGATCGCAACGCTACAGCTGTCGCAACACCCATCATACTTGTACATGTTCCTAAACTCACCGTTTGGGGTGGGAGTCCAAGAATGCCGGTTAAAGTAGCCAAAAATCCCAAAATCACCGTTGTAATTGCAGAAGTAACAAGAATTTGTCGATTTTGATAAACCTTTTTTTCATGCCAAGACCGGGAAAACTTGGGCGAATACGCAAATGTATTTTCTTGTACTTTTGGAACTGATTTAACCATTTTGACCTCTTTGAATCGGTATCGTCATCGTTTGAGCTCTCGATTTTATAATGTGGAAAGACGGAATAAATCCCCCACAATTAAGCGTAGGATAGCATAAGACATTTTTCCCAAGTAAAGTTCCTGGATTAGTCACAACATTACAGCCAATTTGGGATGAATCACCAATGATTGCACCCAGCTTTCTTAAACCTGTTTGATATTTTTGATGTTCCACAACAATCGATACAGGTCGATTATCCAGCTTCAGATTCGCACATTTGGTCCCAGCGCCCAAATTAACATGGTTCCCAAGGATAGACTGCCCTAGATAAGCAAAATGCGCTGCATGCGCATGATCAAGCAAAATGCTGCGGATGATTTCTGTATCGTGTCCAATGACACAATCATTCCCTGTTACAACAAATCCCCTTATGTAAGCCCCATGTCGAACAACACAACGATCTCCAATCCAGCAGGGACCTTGAATATAGGCACCTGGTTCCACAACTGTTCCTTTGCCTAAATGAATTTGATCTGGATTCACAAGGTAAGCAGAAGGAGAGACAATTGCCTCCTGTTTTTGGAACGACATTTTTTCTAAATAACTTTCTAATCGATTTAAGGCAGTCCAAACATGTGCGTTTGGTTCAAATAGGTCTTTATGTGTGTACGTGTCTAAATCGAAGAAATAAGAAGGCAAAAGGAAATCCATTGCGAGTCCTGATTATTTCTCTAAAACCATTTAAACTACGAGGTACTGACAATATTTTCAACAGCTTTCTTTATTGAATATATCTTATATAAAGCATGTTTCTACTTCTTCTTTTGCTGTGGGAATGTTCATAACGCAGGACATCTTATCTCTTTATTTACCCTGTTTTAGATTGTTCGTTTTTTGTCAGTAGATGGAAGAAAAAAGGCGGCTTATCGACAGAAATTAATTATGCACAAAAATGCATTCATAAGAATCAACCGAAAAAAGGGGACTTATGAACAACATTTCATGCTTTTTGCATTTTCTGAAAATGGGTCCTTGAAAAAATCGTGTATTTTTGAAAACGCGAATTTTCCATAGTCTCTTTTGAAGAAGATATATAGATATATCTCTTGTTTCTTCTTCCTCTATCCCTGTGGAAATGTTTGCAAAAGGGTAAATAACAGAGAGAAATCAGTCTGTTTATAAGTTGTTCGGAAAACGTTGATAACTACTCGGTTTTGTTCAGAGGTGGGACTTTTGTTCAGAAGCAAACAAAGGAGCTGACAAAATTAGGTGGGGTTATGAACAAAACTTCCACCGAAATTTTCATTCAAAAAAAGCTTTTTGATGGTTGAAGGTTTAAAAATATGAATTGACTAAAACGGGCAAGTTCGTAAGTTTGGGTTTGAAAATCATGCAAATTTAACAAAGGAAACCTATGAGCCATTATAATGATTTATTAACCCCACAAAATTGTGCGATTGCTTTAGTCGACTATCAACCCGCGATGTATTTTGGTGTACAAAGTCACGATCGGATTACCATTATGGAAAATGCAGTGATATTGGCTAAATCAGCAAAATTGTTTAAAGTCCCCTCCATTTTAACATCTGTTGCCAAAGATTCTTTTAGCGGACCCGTAGACGAAGCTTTGACAACCGCTCTAAGCGACCATAAAGTGATCGATCGAACATCGATCAATGCATGGCTTGATGCAGATTTCAGAAAAGCTGTTGAAGCAACGAAACGGAAAAAAATTATTCTAGCAGGA
Encoded proteins:
- a CDS encoding inositol monophosphatase family protein gives rise to the protein MKLPNLSLLQAYLKTATLAATSGGKILKKYWKNVKQIEDKSTAGDLVTEADKESEKIILQMITEAYPDHAILAEESSEKHLSSSSDFLWVIDPLDGTVNYAHQNPMVAISIALLYQNKVVVGVVFNPFYQELFQAIKGMGATLNGEKITVSQTRALDKSLLATGFAYDRRTTTDTNYPEFCHLTNLTHGVRRFGAASLDLAFVAAGRFDGYWERGLKPWDMAAGALLVQEAGGKISAYNETPFDLQSGKILATNGMLHHALSQELLNLSMQT
- a CDS encoding ribonucleoside-diphosphate reductase subunit alpha — protein: MSDTSPGTLCPSEFASESKNLWVVKRNGSSVSFDGERIRLAITKAFRAELLLGADQALPEEIQKVTNGITSAVISSILSLTRDEPVPIEKIQDLVEKELMQEGYHQVARGYILYREERKRARAFKETAIPANEQVKSTLYVTYPDGTKSPLNTQKMQSKMEHACADFKELCNPQELIEEMLKHLYDGVLFKELNESAIFSARSKIEKEPAYNYVAARLLLQDIYNEVFEQECHPSEVANLHVSHFEQYIRKGVMAKRLTPELFGYDLEKLAQNLDSSRDKLFTYIGVQTLYDRYLIHVKNDRIETPQYFWMRVAMGLALNEKENREERAIEFYNVLSQFHFISSTPTLFNSGSLHPQLSSCYLSTVQDDLVNIFKVIADNASLSKWSGGIGNDWTNIRATGATIHGTNGLTQGVVPFLKVANDTAVAVNQGGKRKGAVCAYLETWHLDIEDFVELRKNTGDERRRTHDMNTANWIPDLFMKRVREQSVWTLFNPSDTPDLHDLYGIEFEKRYCEYERLAQEGKIKLFKVIPAMDLWRKMITMLFETGHPWMTFKDPSNIRSPQSHAGVVHSSNLCTEILLNTSENETAVCNLGSINLAAHIKGDFLDEQFLAKTIRTAMRMLDNVIDINYYPTKEARESNLRHRPVGLGLMGFQDALYHFRIAYDSQEAVEFADASMEMISYHAILASTELAKERGVYSSYRGSKWSQGILPIDSIALLDNERKGYLHMDRTSKKDWSVVRKEIQKHGMRNCNTMAIAPTATIAHISGLSQSIEPTFSLLYVKSNLSGEFAVLNEWLVKDLKERDLWNQDMLDELKYYDGSVQEIEQFPEDLKGLYKTAFEIEPKWLIECASRRQKWIDMGQSLNLYVNAPDGRKLSDMYLLAWEKGLKTTYYLRSKAATQVEKSTLDINKKGIQPRWMKSRSASGSIRVERDSSIPKSCSLSGDECESCQ
- a CDS encoding ribonucleotide-diphosphate reductase subunit beta produces the protein MSSCLIPEEAEAAAQQKRILNCKQVDVNQLMPLKYHWAWEHYLNGCHNNWMPSEVPMQKDIELWKSNRLSNDERLVIMRNLGFFSTAESLVGNNIVLAIFKHLTNAEARQYLLRQAFEEAVHTHTFHYIVESLSLDQREVFDMYNAVNSIHAKDAFEMKLTEEVMQEGFTTDTPEGVQTFLKNLIGFYIIMEGIFFYSGFVMILSFHRKNIMTGIGEQFQYILRDESIHLNFGIDLINTIKEENPEVWTPEFKDQIIDMVKEAVELEIQYAADCLPNGILGLNAALFRDYVGYIADRRLERIGLKPQYNTANPFPWMSEVMDLDKEKNFFETRVTQYQSGAALVW
- the recA gene encoding recombinase RecA, which encodes MAQPSEAERKKALDLAVSHIKKQFGDGAIMSLGSHSSMREISVIKTGALTLDVALGIGGIPRGRIIEIFGPESSGKSTLATHIVANAQKAGGLAAYIDAEHALDPSYAAKIGVNVDELLISQPDSGEEALNIAETLARSNAVDVIVIDSVAALVPKSELEGEIGDSFIGLQARMMSQALRKLAATLAKSNTCAIFINQIREKIGVMFGNPETTTGGRALKFYSSIRLDIRRTAGIKGPDNSEVGNRVKVKVVKNKVAPPFRSAEFDILFNEGISRTGAVIDLGTEYQIIDKKGAWFSYQGQRLGQGREAVRDELKTNPKLLDEIEQLIMQKCKDGLATTSLKSAAHVDADEKELVEV
- a CDS encoding polyprenyl synthetase family protein is translated as MNPFSILLSYQAQVEAKIEQSIAALGAKSKVRDACEYALRNGGKRFRPALVLMVAKTLGKQADASEAALAVEFFHTASLIADDLPCMDNDDERRNMPSLHKVFGEDIALLASYALIAEGYRYLAQNSETLKQQQVSFSDRCDHLCVLAIQNVSYNTGLFGATGGQFLDIHESNLSLSALRDILHKKTVSLFEISFVLGWLFGGGELEKLPLVKKAASHFGMAFQIADDLSDMQQDLKNGRKANMGLLMGVEETVKMFHKETVSFLTVLQELDIQGQELEALIKTLIQKTEECLAVQG